Below is a genomic region from bacterium.
GCGGCAATACCGCGATCGTCGCGACGGCACCCGCGATCGGCGCGGATGAGGACGAGACCAGCTATGCGGTGGGTACGATCACGATCTTCGGATTGCTGGCTCTCTTGACCTATCCCTTCGTCTCGCACTTTGTCTTCGCGGGTGATGCCAGGCTTGCTGGCTATTTCCTGGGTACGGCGATTCACGATACCGCCCAGGTCGCGGGTGCGGGCATGCTCTACGCACAACAATTCGGTGAGCCGGAAGCGCTCGATATTGCAACGGTGACCAAACTCGTGAGAAACGTCTTCATGATCGCCGTCATCCCGCTGATGGCATTTCTATACCACCGTTCTGATCGAAGCGCGGCGATGCAACGCCCGGATTTCAAACAGGTCGTTCCTATCTTCGTTTTCGGTTTCGTGGGCCTTGCGCTCTTTCGAACGCTCGGCGACCTCGGAAACGCTCCCTTCGGTGGACTGTTGACGTCGGAGCAGTGGAGCGACCTGATTGCCACCGCATCGACTCTGGCCACGTGGTGCCTCACTGTGGCGATGGCTTCGGTCGGGCTCAGTACGAACCTGAAGAGGCTGCGAGCGCTCGGTGTGAAGCCTCTCGCCGTGGGGATTGCGGCCGCGCTCACGGTGGGTTTTGTGAGTTCTGGGCTGATCCACGCGCTCGCACCGTGGATCGGACGCTAGGCTAGCTGGTAGGTCCGATCTCGGTCGGAAAAACGGAGGAGAAACATCGTGTCCAAGACCCCGCTTGATCTGGTCGCTGAGGCCAAGGCGCGCATCTCGACCTGTACCTGTCTGGAGGCGGCTGCGCGTCTTGCGAAGAATTCCGGGACTCTGTTGATTGACGTGCGCGAGCCCGGGGAGCACGCGGCGGGTGCGATTCCGCACTCGCTAAACGTCCCTCGGGGTGTTCTCGAATTCAAGATTGGCGAGGTGTGTTCGGATACTGACGCACCTGTCCTCGTCCATTGTGCCGGAGGCGGGCGGGCCGCTCTCGCTGTAGATGCGCTGCGCAAACTGGGTTACGCGAACGCAACCGCGATCGACGGTGGCTTCGCCGATCTCCTCGAGTCGGTCAAGGGATGACATGAGGTTGACCACACTATGTCTGCTGGCGGTTGGCTTGATCGGGTGCAGCTCGCAGCTCGTCGGGACCGGAGATATCTCGCAGGAAGAACTCCTCTCTCGCCTGAACGCGGCTCAGACACCGCTGATTCTCGACGTTCGAAGCGATGCCGAGTTCGCCCAGAGCCACGTTCCCGGAGCCTTGAATATTCCCCATGATCAGATGAGTAGCCGCCTCAGCGAAATCGATTCCCATCGCGATCGCGAAGTCGTCGTCTATTGCGAGAGCGGGCGGCGTGCGGGAAGGGTCACGGAGATCTTGAACGCTGCTGGCTTTTCCAATCTTCGCCATCTTGCGGGGGATATGTCCGGATGGCGCAACGCGGAGCTGCCTGTCGACAGGTAGCCCCGCTGCGGCTCAGGAACCCATCGCTGCGGAACTGCTTCGACCGTCATCAGCCGACACGTTCGCCGGAGCCACGCTAAAGTCGTTTGCATAAACGGACCGAGCCGAAGGGTGGATGTCGAAGTCGAGTGTCAAGAAGCTATTGCAGGCCGCGCTGGGGATCGGTCTGGTCGTGCTGCTCGTCTTTCTGGTGGAACTGGGCGAGACGCTCGCCATCTTGCGCAATGCTCGGCCGGGTTGGATTGCGGCAGGCCTTTCCATCACCGTCGTGAGTCGCATACTCATGGCCTACAAGTGGAATCTCCTGCTGAGGGCGCGGTCGGTCTGGATTCCGCAGCTCGAAATCCTGCGCATCTACTACATCTCCAATTTTCTGGGCATTTTTCTTCCGGCCACAGTGGGCATGGATGTCATTCGCGCGATCTTCACCAAGCGCGACGACAATAGCTATCCCGAAATCATCTCGTCGATCATCGTCGAGCGCCTGCTCGGGATGGTGATGATCGCGCTGACGGCCGTAGTCGGGTCGTTGATGCTGATCCAGTTCCTGATCGAAGTGGATCTCCCGATCACCAATGTCGTAACGCTTGCGGGAGGCGTGGTCAGCACCGCGATCCTGATGATCTTCGTGTCGTTTACGACCGGCTTTCGAATCCTGGTCGAACGCATTGCGAGTGCTTCTGGACGGGTGTCGTGGCTGGCGGGAGTTGCGGAGCAACTCAACAAGGTCTTCGGGTCGTACTGGGGCTATCGCTACCATCGAGTGGCCTTGCTCTCCTTCTGCGCCCTGACCGGACTGGAGATCGTCACGCTGATATTGTGGAATCACTGTCTGGGCCTGGCGTTGAACATCGATATCGACTTCATGCTCTTCGTTCTCGTGGTGCCCGTCGTCACACTGCTCTTGCGTCTTCCGATCAGCATTTCGGGTTTGGGTATTCACGAAGGAGCCTTCGTGTTCTTTCTCGCGCTCGTCGGCGTACCGAGGGAGGAGGGCTTTGCTCTCGGTATCCTGGCTCACGCGGTCGCAGTCACGGCCCTGCTTCCCGGCGGTCTCCTGTACCTGTTCCTGCCGCGCTATCGAGTGCAGCGAAACCGACCCGCGCCCGATGAACTCCTGGTGTCGGCCGCACAACCGAGAACAGAGGCTCCGTGATGCACTGGAAACGCTCAATATGTGAGGGCTCTCCGGTCGGAGCGCGATGCTCTATTGCACTGCGATCCTGGACGAGTTACCGACTCCCAGCTTCACGGCTGCGCGCGGTGGCTCGATTCCTAGCGAGGTGATGGCAAGAGAATGCGGAAATCCGACACAATCGATCCCGAAAACCTGATCCGCGAGCGTCTTTACGGAGGTGAAGTCAGCGTCTGGCGCAGGTATGCGCAACTGGTGAACGGAAACACCTCGATCTGGAACCTGATCAAATACGAGTTGATCATCTTCCTGTTCGGGCCCGTCCCCGGTGCGTTGGGTCTGGCTCTGCGCGGCGTGTTCTACCCGCTTCTTTTCAAGGAGGTTGGGCGAGGCGCTGTTTTCGGGCGCAATCTGGTCGTTCGCCACGCATCACAAATCACGATCGGGGCTCGAACGCTACTGGATGACGAGGTGCTGATCGACGCGCACGGTGGGGGCCCCGATGGCATCGTCCTCGGGGATGAGGTCGTGGTGAATCGCGATGTGCTCCTGATCGCGAAGTCGGGTCCAATCCGAATCGGCTCGAAGAGTGATGTGGGTGCGAGAGCCATGGTCATCTCGACCGGTGGGATCCGGATCGGCAGCAGTGTTGCATTGGCGGGTGACTGCAAGATCGGGGGCAGTGCGATCAGGCTCGAAGGGGATCCTCTGGATCGCGAAAAGACCACCGATGGCCCGGTCGAGATAGAAGACGGCTGTACGGTCTTCACGAATGCGATCGTTCTGGATGGAGTTCGGGTGGGGCGCGGATCGGTCGTGGGGGCGGGTGTGATCGTGCGGGACGACATCCCGGAACAGACGATTCTCGCTGCGCATCAAAAACTCGTCCGTCTCGGTCGCGGTACGAAAGCAGACCGTCGAAAAACCGAAGAGGAGCGGCGGTTCCAGGCCGATGAACCGGCGACCGACCGTCGCGCCTCGATCGTCAATGCAGTGTTCGCCGCGATCGATGAGGTCAATCTCATGAGCGCCTCGAGTACCGCTCTAGGCAAGTCCCTGGATACGGAACTCACGGAGGTCGATTCCATGGATCTCGTGAACCTGGTCGTGGAGACCGAGCAAAGGCTCTCAACGTCGCTGGGAATCGAGGTCAACCTCAGTAGTTCTGGGGTGCTAGGTGGTGACGATGACGTTCCCTGGACACTGAGCGCCTTCGTGGATCGTATCGAAGCGCTCCTGTCGGGTTCGTGAAGATCGCGGTGCTCATGTTTTCTCTGATCGCCCTGGTGGGCGCGGCTGGCTGTGGGCAACGGAATAACGCCGAGGAGATCGACGCTCCTTTGGCCCCCAGTTCGTCCATCGCTGGCGTAGCGTTCGACTTCTCGACCCACCGGAAGCTGGCTCCCGGGAGCGACAACTGGCCCATGACCTGGTCGGATGACGATCACCAGTATTCTGCATGGGGCGACGGAGGCGGCTTTGACGGGACCAATAGCAAAGGGCGAGTCAGCCTGGGTTTCGCGCGCATCGAGGGACCTCCCAGCGACTACAGAGGCTTCAATCAGTGGGGCGGTGCAAACGCGGCCAGCAGTGCCGAGTTCGACGGCAAGTCGTATGGGATACTCAGCGTCGGCGGTGTGCTCTACGCCTGGATTGGTCCGGGATCCGGAGCCGATAGTTATCGCGAGGCTCGACTGCATCGTTCGACCGACAAGGCTCGCACCTGGACGGCCGCGGATTGGAGTTACGTTGCAGCGGACGGCGTCATTCTTCCCGCGATCTTGAACTACGGAAAGGACAACGCGGCTGCGCGCGACGAATTCGTCTACCACTACTTCATCGGACTTCAGAGGTTCTCGGAGGAGTCGAAGCTCGGGGTTCAGCGTCCCGGAGAGATCTTCCTGGCGCGTGTTCCCGAAACTCGAATTTTCGATGCTGCTTCACACTACGAGTGGTTCACCGGAACGGATGCCGACGGAGCGCCGAAGTGGAGTTCCCGTATGTCGGAGAAGCGGCACGTCTTTTTCGATCGCAACGGCGTGGGCTTCTCGCTGAGCGTCAGCTACAACTCGGGTTTGAAGCGCTACATCCTGTGCACGGAACATACGAGCAGCTTTGAAGGCAATCTCGGGATGTTCGATGCACCCGAGCCCTGGGGGCCATGGACGACAGTTGCGTATCTGAACCGGCGCAATGGCACGGAGTTCGGCGCGGGAAGCAAGATCGCCCGCCAGACTTTCTTCTGGAACTTCGCGCCCAAGTGGGTCACAGACGATGGGAAATCCTTCACGCTCGTGTTCACGGGCATAGGGGAAAGCGATGCCTGGAACACGCTCCAGGGTTCGTTCTCCCTGGTCGACTGATGTCGGCGATGAGTTGCTCGGTTCCGGGAATGGAAGACTAGTCGCATGTGTGGAATCGCAGGTATCGTGGACCCACAGGGAGTTTCTCGAGACGCATTACAGGGCATGATGCAGGTGTTGAGGCACCGGGGGCCCGACGACGAGGGAATGCTCTTGAAGGGCTGCGTGGGGTTCGGTCATCGGCGGTTGTCGATCATCGATCCCGAAACCGGGCAGCAACCGATGTCGAATGCGGACGGCACCGTCTGGATCTGCTTTAACGGCGAAATCTATAACTACCGAGAGCTCAGGGCAGAATTGGAACCTCACTGCTCTTTCGCGACCAATAGCGATACGGAGGTGATACTGCGCCTCTACGAGCGATACGGTGAGGCGTGCGTAACCCGGTTGAGGGGGATGTTCGCGTTTGCGATCTACGATCACGCCCGCAGGAAACTTTTTGCCGCCCGCGACCATCTGGGTCAGAAACCCTTCTACTATCACCACGATGCTGACACTTTGCTGTTTGCGTCGGAGATCAAGGGTCTCCTGGCAGCCAAGCCAGCGCTTCGCGAGATGGATCCGAACGCGCTCTACGAATACCTGACCGTTCGCATCGTCGCGCCGCCCCGCTCGATGTTTCGGGCAGTTCGCAAGTTGCCGCCCGCGCATACGCTGACCTTCGAGAACGGCCAGGTCGAGGTGAAGCGTTTCTGGAGTCTGGACTTCAATCGGAAACTCTCTCTCTCGTTTGATGAAGCAACGGATGAGCTGGAGAGGCGCTTTCTCGAGTCCGTGAAGTACCACATGGTCAGTGATGTCGAGGTGGGTGCGTTTCTCAGTGGCGGTCTCGACTCGAGTCTGATCGTGGCCATGATGAGCAAGGTCTCTGAAAACCCGATCACGACGTTTTCCGGAGATGTTCCCTATGAGCGGTACAGCGAACTGCCCTACGCGAATCTTGTTTCGCAGCGCTTTGGAACCAACCACCATCCTCTGACCATCGAGCCTTCGCTCGTGCGCATGTTGCCGAAGCAGGTCTGGCATCTCGATGAGCCCTCGGACCCGCTTTCCCTGTGCGTCTATCACCTGTCCGAACTGGCGAGCAAACACCTGAAGGTGGTTCTCGGAGGTGATGGCGGAGACGAACTCTTCGGAGGCTACGATCGCTACTACGGCAACTCCTATGCCTCCTATCTCGCACTCTTGCCGCAAGCGGTTCGCAAGCGCGTGTTGGAACCGCTGCTCGGTCTCATGCCAGCGGGATTCTGGTATCGGAGCGTGAGTCACAAACTGCGCTGGATCCTCGATATGTCCTACCACCGGGACGGCTCCAGATACGCCAAGAGCCTCAGCTACTTCTATTTTTCCGATCGCTATCGCGACTCTCTATACACCGAAAAGTTCAGGAGCGAGGTGGCGGCGTTCGATCCCGAGGGGTCCATCAAGCAGTATTTCGATACGGACAACGCCAGCGAACTGGTCGATCGTATGCTTCATTCCGACAGCATGATCCGCATGCCCGATCATCCGGTGATGATTCAGGACCGAATGACAATGGCTCACGGGTTGGAGGCTCGGGCTCCGTTTCTCGATCACAAACTGGCCGAGTTCTGCGCTCAGCTACCGCCCCGCTTCAAGGTCAAGAGGAACAAGCTTCGCCGCATTGAGCAGGAACTCGGACGTCGCCACCTGCCCGCGGAGTTGTCTCGGCGCAAGAAGCAGGGCTTCTCGTCGGCATTGCCGTATCTGCTCGCCGACGAATTTCGCACCCTGTACGACGTGCTGCTGTCCCAATCTCGTCTGGTTGCCGAGGGCATCTTGCACAAGGCGGCGATCGACGAACTTCTGAAGGCTCATCTCGAGCATCGGGCAGATCACGGCAATCGGCTCTGGCTGCTGTGCAATTCCGAGATCTGGTATCGGATGTTCATCGACGGCGAGTCTGTCGACGCGTTGCAGGAGACCCTGATGCGAGGATCCGCAGACCGATCCTAGTCACCCGTCCTTCGAGTGACGGCTTGCCTGGGACTCGCCCGGATTCCGGTCGTCATCCCAGCGTTTTCTCTGTCGTTCGGCGATAGGGGCTTCAGCGCCTTCTTCGGATGGTTCGTAGTAGCGAGCCTTCGTCAGTCGATCCGGCAGGTACTGTTCGCGCACGAAGTGTGCGGGGTGATCGTGCGGGTACTGGTAGCCTTTTCCGTAGCCCTCTCGCTTCATCAATTCGGTGGGCGCATTGCGCAGGGGCATGGGCACCGGAAGGGCGCCGTGTTCGCTCACGTCTCCGGTGGCGCGATCGAGTGCGAGCTTGCTCGCGTTGCTCTTGGGCGCCGAGGCCAGGTAGGTCGCGCACTGCGAAAAGATCAAACGACCTTCCGGCAGGCCTACGCGATCGAAGGCTTCGGTCGTGGCGACTGCGAGCGAGAGCGCCTGCGGATCGGCGTTGCCGATGTCTTCCGCGGCGAAGATCAGCATGCGACGTGCGATGAAGCGCGGATCCTCGCCCCCTTCGAGCATGCGTACGAGCCAGTAGACCGCGGCATTGGGGTCGCTGCCTCGCATGCTCTTGATGAACGCGCTGATCACGTCGTAGTGCATATCGCCGGACTTGTCGTAGTCGGGCAGTCGCGCCTCGACGGCGGCTTCGATCGAGGCGCGATCGATACGCTTCTCGACACGATCGGCCGCGGTGTCGAGCAGGCTCAACGCACGTCGCGCGTCGCCCTGTGAAAGACGGCCCAGCAATTCGAGGGCTGCGTCGTCGATCGCGAG
It encodes:
- a CDS encoding putative sulfate exporter family transporter, with product MTVRRPVFEDPELYRWAGSMEGIPEWGDPAETHEERASWSAWQVRGNRLFELTGALMPGLVIASALAFLGGAASKFLGSSIFGLEKSPISPILVAIAAGLTVRNAIGLPAVYEAGLHLCLKRILRIGVALLGIRMSLGAVGAIGLGALPIVIACIASALLLVSWISRAVGLPPRLGTLIAVGTAICGNTAIVATAPAIGADEDETSYAVGTITIFGLLALLTYPFVSHFVFAGDARLAGYFLGTAIHDTAQVAGAGMLYAQQFGEPEALDIATVTKLVRNVFMIAVIPLMAFLYHRSDRSAAMQRPDFKQVVPIFVFGFVGLALFRTLGDLGNAPFGGLLTSEQWSDLIATASTLATWCLTVAMASVGLSTNLKRLRALGVKPLAVGIAAALTVGFVSSGLIHALAPWIGR
- the asnB gene encoding asparagine synthase (glutamine-hydrolyzing); protein product: MCGIAGIVDPQGVSRDALQGMMQVLRHRGPDDEGMLLKGCVGFGHRRLSIIDPETGQQPMSNADGTVWICFNGEIYNYRELRAELEPHCSFATNSDTEVILRLYERYGEACVTRLRGMFAFAIYDHARRKLFAARDHLGQKPFYYHHDADTLLFASEIKGLLAAKPALREMDPNALYEYLTVRIVAPPRSMFRAVRKLPPAHTLTFENGQVEVKRFWSLDFNRKLSLSFDEATDELERRFLESVKYHMVSDVEVGAFLSGGLDSSLIVAMMSKVSENPITTFSGDVPYERYSELPYANLVSQRFGTNHHPLTIEPSLVRMLPKQVWHLDEPSDPLSLCVYHLSELASKHLKVVLGGDGGDELFGGYDRYYGNSYASYLALLPQAVRKRVLEPLLGLMPAGFWYRSVSHKLRWILDMSYHRDGSRYAKSLSYFYFSDRYRDSLYTEKFRSEVAAFDPEGSIKQYFDTDNASELVDRMLHSDSMIRMPDHPVMIQDRMTMAHGLEARAPFLDHKLAEFCAQLPPRFKVKRNKLRRIEQELGRRHLPAELSRRKKQGFSSALPYLLADEFRTLYDVLLSQSRLVAEGILHKAAIDELLKAHLEHRADHGNRLWLLCNSEIWYRMFIDGESVDALQETLMRGSADRS
- a CDS encoding DUF4185 domain-containing protein; amino-acid sequence: MLMFSLIALVGAAGCGQRNNAEEIDAPLAPSSSIAGVAFDFSTHRKLAPGSDNWPMTWSDDDHQYSAWGDGGGFDGTNSKGRVSLGFARIEGPPSDYRGFNQWGGANAASSAEFDGKSYGILSVGGVLYAWIGPGSGADSYREARLHRSTDKARTWTAADWSYVAADGVILPAILNYGKDNAAARDEFVYHYFIGLQRFSEESKLGVQRPGEIFLARVPETRIFDAASHYEWFTGTDADGAPKWSSRMSEKRHVFFDRNGVGFSLSVSYNSGLKRYILCTEHTSSFEGNLGMFDAPEPWGPWTTVAYLNRRNGTEFGAGSKIARQTFFWNFAPKWVTDDGKSFTLVFTGIGESDAWNTLQGSFSLVD
- a CDS encoding rhodanese-like domain-containing protein gives rise to the protein MVSKTPLDLVAEAKARISTCTCLEAAARLAKNSGTLLIDVREPGEHAAGAIPHSLNVPRGVLEFKIGEVCSDTDAPVLVHCAGGGRAALAVDALRKLGYANATAIDGGFADLLESVKG
- a CDS encoding acyltransferase, producing MRKSDTIDPENLIRERLYGGEVSVWRRYAQLVNGNTSIWNLIKYELIIFLFGPVPGALGLALRGVFYPLLFKEVGRGAVFGRNLVVRHASQITIGARTLLDDEVLIDAHGGGPDGIVLGDEVVVNRDVLLIAKSGPIRIGSKSDVGARAMVISTGGIRIGSSVALAGDCKIGGSAIRLEGDPLDREKTTDGPVEIEDGCTVFTNAIVLDGVRVGRGSVVGAGVIVRDDIPEQTILAAHQKLVRLGRGTKADRRKTEEERRFQADEPATDRRASIVNAVFAAIDEVNLMSASSTALGKSLDTELTEVDSMDLVNLVVETEQRLSTSLGIEVNLSSSGVLGGDDDVPWTLSAFVDRIEALLSGS
- a CDS encoding replication-associated recombination protein A; amino-acid sequence: MRPNRLEDFEGQQHLLGEGKPLAPVLHGQGRLPSAIFWGPPGSGKTTLARLLAERADLRFEAVSAVLSGVKELREAIARAEQAQAAGRRTALLIDEIHRFNKVQQDALLPYVERGVFTLIGATTENPGFEVIPALRSRCQVFTLKALDDAALERIVARALKDVERGLGERELAIDDAALELLGRLSQGDARRALSLLDTAADRVEKRIDRASIEAAVEARLPDYDKSGDMHYDVISAFIKSMRGSDPNAAVYWLVRMLEGGEDPRFIARRMLIFAAEDIGNADPQALSLAVATTEAFDRVGLPEGRLIFSQCATYLASAPKSNASKLALDRATGDVSEHGALPVPMPLRNAPTELMKREGYGKGYQYPHDHPAHFVREQYLPDRLTKARYYEPSEEGAEAPIAERQRKRWDDDRNPGESQASRHSKDG
- a CDS encoding flippase-like domain-containing protein — translated: MSKSSVKKLLQAALGIGLVVLLVFLVELGETLAILRNARPGWIAAGLSITVVSRILMAYKWNLLLRARSVWIPQLEILRIYYISNFLGIFLPATVGMDVIRAIFTKRDDNSYPEIISSIIVERLLGMVMIALTAVVGSLMLIQFLIEVDLPITNVVTLAGGVVSTAILMIFVSFTTGFRILVERIASASGRVSWLAGVAEQLNKVFGSYWGYRYHRVALLSFCALTGLEIVTLILWNHCLGLALNIDIDFMLFVLVVPVVTLLLRLPISISGLGIHEGAFVFFLALVGVPREEGFALGILAHAVAVTALLPGGLLYLFLPRYRVQRNRPAPDELLVSAAQPRTEAP
- a CDS encoding rhodanese-like domain-containing protein; translation: MTTLCLLAVGLIGCSSQLVGTGDISQEELLSRLNAAQTPLILDVRSDAEFAQSHVPGALNIPHDQMSSRLSEIDSHRDREVVVYCESGRRAGRVTEILNAAGFSNLRHLAGDMSGWRNAELPVDR